From Electrophorus electricus isolate fEleEle1 chromosome 8, fEleEle1.pri, whole genome shotgun sequence, the proteins below share one genomic window:
- the LOC113569100 gene encoding hemoglobin embryonic subunit alpha-like: MSLNAKDKSNVKAIFAKAEPRAEEIGVEVLSRLFTVYPQTKSYFSHWKDFTAGSAEVRKHGLTVMQGVLRAVDMMDNLNTSLLSLSELHAFKLRVDPANFKIISHNILLVLAMLFPDDFTPDVHVSVDKFLAQVNLALSVKYR, from the exons ATGAGTCTTAACGCGAAAGACAAATCCAACGTAAAGGCTATTTTTGCAAAAGCCGAGCCCAGGGCTGAAGAAATCGGTGTCGAGGTTCTCTCCAG attgtttactgtttatccTCAGACGAAGTCGTACTTCAGCCACTGGAAAGACTTTACTGCAGGCTCAGCAGAAGTGAGGAAGCATGGGCTCACGGTGATGCAAGGTGTCCTGAGGGCCGTCGACATGATGGACAACCTAAACACAAGCCTGCTTAGCCTCAGCGAGCTCCACGCATTCAAGCTGCGCGTGGATCCCGCCAATTTCAAG ataatatCACACAACATCCTTTTGGTGCTTGCCATGCTGTTCCCGGATGATTTCACTCCTGATGTGCATGTTTCGGTGGACAAGTTTCTCGCGCAAGTTAACCTGGCATTGTCCGTCAAGTACCGTTAA
- the LOC113568839 gene encoding hemoglobin subunit beta-like, with translation MVAWTDAERKAIQDIWGKLKPAAGQKALIRCLIVYPWTQRYFSSFGSLSDAAAIKSNKKVAAHGEVVLKGLGLAVKNMDNIKATYAPLSVLHSEKLHVDPDNFRLLGDCFTIVVAAHLGRAFTADIQAAWQKFVAVVIAALAKQYH, from the exons ATGGTTGCGTGGACAGACGCGGAACGCAAGGCCATCCAGGACATCTGGGGAAAACTGAAGCCAGCGGCCGGGCAGAAAGCTTTAATAAG ATGCCTTATTGTGTATCCTTGGACTCAGAGGTATTTCAGTAGCTTCGGAAGCCTTAGTGACGCTGCGGCCATTAAGAGCAATAAGAAGGTGGCAGCTCACGGTGAGGTCGTGCTGAAAGGTCTTGGTCTGGCCGTGAAAAACATGGATAATATCAAGGCCACCTACGCGCCGCTGAGTGTGTTGCACTCTGAGAAACTTCACGTGGATCCAGACAACTTCCGG CTCCTCGGTGATTGTTTTACCATCGTCGTGGCTGCCCATCTTGGTCGCGCTTTCACTGCGGACATCCAAGCCGCGTGGCAGAAGTTTGTCGCGGTCGTCATCGCCGCGCTGGCAAAGCAGTACCACTAA
- the LOC113568838 gene encoding hemoglobin subunit beta-2-like gives MVEWTDFERATIQDIFSKIDYDSAGHNALTRCLVVYPWTQRYFAKFGNLYNAAAIMGNPSVAAHGAVVLRGLERAVKNMDNIKAAYTELSVLHSEKLHVDPDNFRLLGDCITIVVAAKMGVSFTPDVQAAFQKFLAVVMAALRKQYQ, from the exons ATGGTTGAGTGGACAGATTTCGAGCGCGCTACCATCCAGGACATCTTCTCCAAGATTGACTACGATTCCGCGGGTCATAATGCACTGACAAG ATGTCTTGTCGTGTACCCCTGGACCCAGAGGTATTTCGCTAAATTTGGAAACTTGTACAATGCCGCTGCCATCATGGGAAACCCCAGTGTTGCCGCCCACGGAGCAGTTGTACTGCGCGGTCTGGAGAGAGCCGTGAAGAACATGGACAACATCAAGGCCGCCTACACTGAACTGAGTGTCCTGCACTCCGAGAAACTGCACGTGGATCCCGACAACTTCAGG CTGTTGGGTGACTGCATCACCATCGTCGTTGCCGCCAAAATGGGAGTTAGCTTCACCCCTGATGTCCAGGCAGCTTTCCAGAAGTTCCTGGCTGTCGTAATGGCTGCCCTCAGGAAGCAGTACCAGTAG